From a region of the Candidatus Brocadia sp. genome:
- a CDS encoding AtpZ/AtpI family protein, with translation MSLFKKENEAYRIIGVVGSFGFTTAGAVAGGYFLGSYLDKKLHTYPWLMLLFMILGTVASFIEFFKVTKKLFSENKKEP, from the coding sequence TTGTCTCTTTTTAAGAAAGAGAATGAAGCATATCGCATCATAGGGGTGGTTGGGAGTTTCGGTTTTACGACGGCGGGCGCCGTTGCAGGGGGGTATTTTCTTGGTAGTTATCTTGATAAAAAACTCCACACCTATCCCTGGCTCATGTTGCTGTTTATGATATTGGGGACTGTGGCAAGTTTTATCGAGTTTTTTAAGGTAACGAAGAAGTTATTCAGTGAGAATAAAAAGGAACCATGA
- the tsaB gene encoding tRNA (adenosine(37)-N6)-threonylcarbamoyltransferase complex dimerization subunit type 1 TsaB produces MRVLGIETSGDTGGVVLSKDFRIILSKEFGSMQHGKELVPAIKSAFHETGWSPEDIDLIAVDVGPGSYTGLRVGVTCAKTLAYALQIPVIDVPVFDIIAENYQRDLCKTVSRNPSSSAESMGDRKMFFNAVHREEFSLCPILDARRNHVYACIYTFAPVSLEQGLTGIQWKRETEFMVIQPEDLVPILPRPIIIFGNGVLPYKEVFQAKGIFIGKEEWAIPKVELVALLGEKMYESGRRCEIEKLLPLYLRQAEAIERQTGKK; encoded by the coding sequence ATGAGAGTACTCGGCATAGAAACATCAGGGGATACAGGCGGTGTCGTCCTTAGCAAAGACTTCCGGATTATCCTTTCCAAGGAATTTGGAAGCATGCAACATGGTAAGGAGCTGGTACCTGCCATCAAGAGCGCCTTTCACGAAACTGGCTGGTCACCGGAAGATATCGACCTTATCGCCGTGGATGTGGGACCGGGCTCGTATACCGGACTACGAGTGGGCGTGACTTGCGCAAAGACGCTGGCCTACGCTTTACAAATACCGGTTATTGATGTACCGGTATTCGACATCATCGCAGAGAATTATCAAAGGGATTTATGCAAAACAGTTTCACGAAATCCCTCTTCATCAGCAGAAAGTATGGGAGACAGGAAAATGTTTTTTAATGCTGTTCATAGGGAGGAATTCTCACTCTGCCCTATTCTTGATGCAAGGCGAAATCATGTTTACGCATGTATCTATACCTTTGCACCGGTAAGTCTTGAACAGGGATTAACAGGTATTCAGTGGAAAAGAGAGACGGAGTTTATGGTAATCCAACCAGAGGATCTTGTGCCAATACTCCCACGACCCATAATTATTTTTGGAAACGGTGTCTTACCTTATAAGGAGGTATTTCAAGCCAAAGGCATCTTTATCGGTAAAGAGGAATGGGCAATCCCGAAGGTTGAGCTTGTGGCCCTCTTAGGAGAAAAGATGTATGAATCAGGACGCCGATGTGAGATAGAAAAATTACTGCCGCTCTATCTACGGCAGGCCGAGGCCATTGAAAGGCAAACAGGCAAGAAATAG
- the atpD gene encoding F0F1 ATP synthase subunit beta, translating to MAKKVKESKENKGTVVQVIGPVVDVRYSPGALPAIKSAVHIRDTKTNISVVAEVAQHLGNDTARCIAMSTTDGLMRGMDAIDTGAPISVPVGKEVLGRVFNLLGEPIDKLGEVKSASRLPIHRPSPSFEERETVTTVLETGLKVIDLLAPFARGGKIGMFGGAGVGKTVLIMELIRSIATEHGGYSAFAGVGERTREGNDLWLEMKESGVIDKTVLVFGQMNEPPGARLRIALTGLTMAEYFRDTEGQDVLLFIDNIFRFVQAGSEVSALLGRMPSAVGYQPTLATEMGDLQERITTTKKGSITSLQAVYVPADDFTDPAPVTTFPHLDATISLSRQIAELGIYPAVDPLRSTSRILDPRIVGQEHYEVAREVQRILQRYKELQDFIAILGMEELSEDDKILVGRARRLQRFLSQPFFVAEQFTGTKGKYVPLKETIRAFKEVVEGKHDSLPEQAFYMVGGIEEVIEKAKQMGG from the coding sequence TTGGCTAAAAAAGTTAAGGAAAGTAAGGAGAATAAGGGAACTGTTGTACAGGTGATTGGGCCTGTTGTTGACGTGCGATATTCGCCGGGAGCCCTTCCTGCAATTAAGAGCGCAGTTCATATAAGAGATACAAAAACGAATATTTCTGTTGTTGCAGAAGTTGCTCAGCACTTGGGGAACGATACTGCCCGTTGTATTGCCATGTCTACAACAGACGGGCTTATGAGGGGTATGGATGCCATTGATACGGGTGCGCCGATCAGCGTACCGGTGGGAAAAGAGGTGTTAGGAAGGGTCTTTAACCTGCTTGGGGAACCCATTGACAAGCTGGGTGAGGTAAAGTCCGCTAGCCGGCTTCCCATTCATCGTCCGTCACCATCCTTTGAAGAAAGGGAGACCGTTACTACGGTTTTGGAAACGGGTTTAAAGGTCATCGATCTTCTCGCGCCTTTTGCGCGTGGCGGAAAGATTGGTATGTTTGGGGGCGCCGGCGTGGGAAAGACCGTGTTGATTATGGAGCTGATCAGAAGTATTGCAACGGAGCACGGCGGTTATTCAGCATTTGCAGGGGTTGGCGAAAGGACCCGTGAAGGGAATGACCTCTGGCTGGAAATGAAGGAGTCCGGGGTTATTGATAAAACGGTGCTGGTCTTTGGTCAGATGAATGAGCCACCAGGGGCCAGACTGAGGATTGCGTTAACGGGATTGACGATGGCCGAGTATTTCCGGGATACTGAAGGGCAGGATGTGCTCTTGTTTATTGATAATATCTTCAGGTTTGTGCAGGCAGGTTCTGAGGTGTCGGCGCTTTTAGGCCGTATGCCTTCCGCAGTGGGATATCAGCCTACATTAGCGACGGAAATGGGTGATTTGCAGGAAAGAATTACCACGACCAAGAAGGGTTCGATTACGTCATTGCAGGCCGTTTACGTTCCTGCTGATGACTTTACGGATCCGGCGCCGGTAACAACATTTCCCCACTTGGATGCAACGATATCTCTGTCGCGTCAAATAGCCGAGTTGGGCATTTATCCTGCAGTTGACCCTTTGCGGTCAACTTCCAGGATTCTCGACCCAAGAATTGTCGGACAGGAACATTATGAGGTTGCCCGTGAGGTGCAGAGGATATTGCAGCGCTATAAGGAACTGCAGGACTTTATCGCAATTCTCGGTATGGAAGAACTTTCTGAAGATGATAAAATCCTGGTTGGAAGGGCGAGAAGACTGCAACGATTCCTGTCCCAACCGTTCTTCGTTGCCGAACAGTTTACCGGAACAAAAGGAAAGTATGTGCCTTTAAAAGAGACGATCCGGGCATTCAAAGAGGTTGTTGAAGGTAAACACGACAGTCTCCCAGAACAGGCCTTCTACATGGTTGGTGGGATCGAAGAGGTAATAGAAAAGGCTAAACAGATGGGTGGTTAA
- the atpH gene encoding ATP synthase F1 subunit delta, giving the protein MLDKSIAITFIKALLEVASKKGQFEQIEKDLDLVCGVMKKHGNLKKVMFHPSISRSNKKDVLKNVFGKAVSSLMLNFLSLLVDRRKEEILEFIPEVYRAVTDEKKGVVKATVQTVDPLTGERLEHFRKQLKKITGKTVELEVLQNPDILGGMVIQIGNKMIDGSVASRLKNLKTRLLSLRTA; this is encoded by the coding sequence GTGTTAGATAAAAGCATTGCAATTACATTTATCAAAGCCCTTTTGGAGGTTGCTTCAAAAAAGGGGCAGTTTGAGCAGATTGAAAAGGATTTGGATTTGGTGTGCGGGGTGATGAAAAAACACGGCAACCTGAAAAAGGTGATGTTTCATCCGTCGATTTCACGAAGCAACAAGAAGGATGTACTGAAGAATGTATTTGGTAAAGCGGTGTCTTCCCTTATGCTGAACTTCCTGAGTTTGCTGGTTGACCGGAGAAAAGAAGAGATTCTGGAATTTATTCCTGAGGTGTACAGGGCGGTTACCGATGAAAAGAAGGGGGTTGTGAAAGCTACCGTGCAGACGGTTGATCCTTTAACCGGTGAGCGGTTGGAACACTTTAGAAAACAACTGAAAAAGATTACCGGTAAGACGGTAGAGTTAGAAGTTCTGCAAAATCCGGATATTCTGGGTGGAATGGTAATTCAGATTGGCAATAAAATGATCGATGGAAGTGTTGCCAGCCGTCTAAAAAATCTGAAAACCAGATTGCTGTCACTGCGGACTGCATAG
- the atpF gene encoding F0F1 ATP synthase subunit B translates to MDILNTLGINFKSIIIQGVGFLILLFVLKKFLFGKISAMIKARADEVKNTYEKTEKDRVEAERLMLEYQKKLAEAEDTAARKVQDAINEGNRISEEIVKRAKEEVEQIRLKAQESIDLERKKALTEIRNQVVTLSVLASSRIIQQSISQKTAEKLVDDFIEEIGELSVR, encoded by the coding sequence TTGGATATTTTAAATACCCTGGGAATTAATTTTAAATCCATTATTATCCAGGGTGTAGGTTTCTTAATTCTGCTTTTCGTCCTGAAAAAGTTCCTGTTTGGCAAGATCTCTGCCATGATTAAGGCCAGAGCTGACGAGGTAAAAAATACCTATGAAAAGACCGAAAAGGACAGGGTCGAAGCCGAAAGGCTGATGCTGGAATATCAAAAGAAACTTGCTGAGGCGGAAGACACGGCGGCAAGGAAGGTTCAGGACGCCATCAATGAAGGGAATCGCATCAGTGAGGAGATTGTTAAGCGTGCCAAGGAAGAGGTCGAGCAGATCAGGTTAAAGGCACAGGAAAGTATCGATCTGGAACGAAAAAAGGCGCTGACGGAAATCAGGAATCAGGTTGTGACTCTTTCTGTTCTGGCATCTTCCAGGATCATTCAGCAATCCATAAGTCAAAAGACTGCAGAAAAGCTTGTTGACGACTTTATTGAAGAAATAGGGGAATTGAGTGTTAGATAA
- the atpG gene encoding ATP synthase F1 subunit gamma has product MLSTREIKQRIRSITSIKQITRAMEMVAASRLKKVESRVLASRAFTEKMHAVLSHLVSSLEGSHPWFAEKEQKIPAIKIILITADKGLCGAYNNNVIQKVVRFIKEKKGQEIKLTLIGKKGYSYFSKGNYASLIEKYLPESVEKLGYEQVQALAGQLIKGYERNEFSELHLFFTKFHTVMQSFSTSMRLLPIDKGAFETKEKKPAGEYIFEPNAAQIVDHLFPKFIETRLYQCILESLTSEYAARRVAMIAATENAGEMIDELVSSYNKARQAAITKELLEVVSGAEALVR; this is encoded by the coding sequence ATGCTGAGCACCAGAGAAATCAAACAACGAATCAGAAGTATTACGAGCATCAAGCAGATTACCCGCGCCATGGAAATGGTGGCGGCAAGCAGGTTGAAAAAAGTTGAGTCACGGGTGCTTGCCTCGCGTGCGTTTACCGAAAAGATGCACGCCGTTTTAAGCCATTTGGTTTCCTCGCTTGAGGGTAGCCATCCCTGGTTTGCAGAGAAAGAGCAAAAGATTCCGGCTATAAAAATCATTTTGATTACGGCAGACAAGGGACTTTGCGGTGCTTACAACAATAACGTGATCCAGAAAGTGGTAAGATTCATCAAGGAAAAGAAGGGGCAGGAGATTAAGCTGACCCTTATTGGAAAGAAGGGTTACTCGTATTTTTCCAAAGGTAACTATGCTTCCCTTATTGAAAAGTACCTTCCTGAGAGCGTTGAGAAGCTTGGATACGAGCAGGTGCAGGCATTAGCAGGCCAGCTAATAAAGGGATACGAACGGAATGAGTTTAGTGAATTGCATCTGTTCTTTACGAAATTTCACACCGTGATGCAATCTTTTTCGACCAGTATGCGTCTGTTGCCTATTGATAAAGGCGCGTTTGAGACGAAAGAGAAAAAACCGGCAGGTGAGTATATTTTTGAGCCTAACGCAGCGCAGATCGTCGATCATCTTTTCCCGAAATTTATTGAAACCAGACTGTATCAGTGCATACTGGAATCGCTGACTTCCGAATATGCGGCCAGGCGTGTTGCCATGATTGCTGCAACGGAAAATGCCGGTGAAATGATCGATGAGCTGGTCAGTTCATACAACAAGGCGCGTCAGGCGGCTATCACCAAGGAATTGCTTGAAGTTGTTTCCGGTGCTGAGGCCCTTGTGCGATAA
- the atpC gene encoding ATP synthase F1 subunit epsilon, whose protein sequence is MAKTFKLEIITPEKVVYSDTVQSISAEGTEGSFGVLADHAPLITELQTSIFTVQDTSNKTIRFALDRGFLEVMANNVVVLTDACVKEGEVNVEKIRTEKDAAEKSLSGAVAVEEKEKAQAIIRRANIWLKLANK, encoded by the coding sequence ATGGCAAAAACATTCAAACTCGAGATTATTACCCCTGAAAAAGTTGTCTATTCTGATACGGTTCAAAGCATTTCTGCCGAAGGGACAGAGGGCTCCTTTGGTGTCCTTGCAGACCATGCGCCCCTGATTACCGAACTGCAAACGAGTATCTTTACCGTTCAAGATACCAGTAACAAAACGATACGGTTTGCATTGGATCGTGGTTTTTTAGAAGTTATGGCAAACAACGTTGTCGTCCTGACCGATGCATGTGTAAAGGAAGGCGAAGTAAATGTTGAAAAGATACGCACGGAAAAGGACGCTGCTGAAAAGAGTTTGTCCGGTGCAGTTGCTGTCGAAGAGAAAGAAAAGGCTCAGGCTATAATCAGACGGGCAAACATCTGGCTAAAGTTGGCGAATAAATAA
- the ltrA gene encoding group II intron reverse transcriptase/maturase, whose protein sequence is MLKYHSLRDKVFSLRNLYAAFGHVKKNKGKAGLDRVSIKQFESDLENNLQAVHKELKTAIYNPAPVLRVYIPKGRHDKRPLGIPIVKDRVVQQAFRQIIEPIFEKEFSDNSFGFRPNRCCHDAIKRIEQYKQQGYRNILDADIKAFYDTIPHKLIMNSLREKIADGWVLNSIENMLKAGVMENGIVHETNQGTPQGGVISPLLANLIGDIIDKELEKAGYKFVRYADDFVVMTKTKEELPAALQYVKEIIEGKLEMKLSEDKTRLTNFKRGFRFLGYNFMGKNKGVSMKSLDKLKDAVRDITKRTQGVNLQAVIDTLNPVIRGHVNYFRLGNVQTVYRSLDCWVRMRLRSFKFSRKWKTDNKRFPVHRFFKMGLLSFEREFLKARAKA, encoded by the coding sequence ATGCTTAAGTATCATTCTTTAAGAGACAAGGTATTCAGTCTGAGAAACCTTTATGCGGCTTTTGGGCACGTAAAGAAGAATAAAGGCAAGGCTGGTCTCGACAGGGTAAGTATTAAGCAGTTTGAAAGTGACCTTGAGAATAATCTACAAGCTGTTCACAAGGAACTGAAAACCGCCATATACAACCCTGCGCCCGTCCTAAGGGTCTACATTCCCAAAGGCAGGCATGACAAGAGACCTCTTGGCATTCCCATTGTCAAGGACAGGGTAGTACAGCAGGCGTTCAGACAAATCATAGAGCCAATATTCGAGAAAGAATTCTCGGATAACAGCTTTGGATTTCGTCCAAACAGATGCTGTCATGATGCTATCAAACGGATTGAACAGTATAAGCAGCAAGGGTATCGGAACATTTTGGACGCCGATATAAAGGCGTTCTATGACACCATACCTCACAAGCTTATCATGAACTCCTTGCGTGAGAAAATCGCTGACGGATGGGTTTTGAACAGTATCGAGAACATGCTCAAGGCTGGGGTCATGGAGAACGGCATCGTGCACGAGACAAATCAAGGCACTCCGCAAGGAGGCGTCATATCTCCCTTGCTTGCAAACCTTATCGGTGACATCATCGACAAGGAGCTTGAAAAGGCAGGATATAAATTTGTCCGCTATGCCGATGACTTCGTTGTCATGACTAAAACAAAAGAAGAACTCCCTGCCGCCCTTCAGTACGTCAAAGAAATCATTGAAGGGAAACTTGAAATGAAGCTGAGCGAGGATAAAACCAGGCTCACCAACTTCAAACGAGGTTTCCGGTTTCTCGGATATAATTTCATGGGCAAGAACAAGGGTGTAAGCATGAAATCCCTGGACAAACTCAAGGACGCCGTCAGAGACATCACCAAACGCACACAAGGCGTCAATCTGCAAGCCGTCATTGATACATTAAATCCTGTCATAAGGGGACATGTCAACTATTTTCGGCTGGGCAATGTACAAACGGTATATCGCTCGTTAGACTGCTGGGTACGCATGAGACTGAGAAGTTTCAAGTTTTCGAGAAAATGGAAAACTGACAACAAACGTTTCCCGGTACACCGATTCTTTAAGATGGGGTTACTCTCATTTGAAAGAGAATTTCTTAAGGCACGTGCAAAGGCATGA
- the atpB gene encoding F0F1 ATP synthase subunit A: MSGEGELTTELPSFVDFAPLEAHGHYFGLTKHEWVPIIMSAVIIISLGLFAIIATMRLKKVPGRLQALLEIIVEGLENFTKTQMGRAAGPFIPFIGTLFLYIFAMNMIGQIPLFHSPTSNFNTTIALTLIVFFVTHYQGVKNNGVMGYLKHMAGKPIWLAPLVFPLHLMQELLSRPLSLSMRLFGNIMGEDTIIAIFIGLSPFLLGLIPVPMHLPMVFLALLGSTIQAMIFSLLASFYIAGAIGIHEEEHH; the protein is encoded by the coding sequence GTGTCGGGTGAAGGTGAACTAACAACTGAATTGCCATCGTTTGTGGACTTTGCGCCTCTGGAGGCTCATGGTCATTATTTTGGTCTTACCAAGCACGAATGGGTGCCAATCATCATGTCTGCCGTGATCATTATTAGTCTGGGGTTGTTCGCAATTATTGCGACCATGCGGTTGAAAAAAGTGCCTGGCAGGCTTCAGGCACTGTTGGAAATTATTGTGGAAGGGCTTGAAAATTTTACCAAAACACAGATGGGACGTGCCGCAGGGCCTTTTATCCCGTTTATTGGCACCCTGTTTTTATACATATTTGCGATGAATATGATAGGGCAGATACCACTTTTCCATTCTCCCACGAGTAACTTCAACACCACGATTGCGTTGACGTTAATCGTCTTCTTTGTTACCCATTACCAGGGGGTGAAGAATAATGGCGTTATGGGATACCTGAAGCATATGGCTGGCAAGCCGATCTGGCTTGCTCCGCTTGTGTTTCCCCTGCACCTGATGCAGGAACTCCTGTCCCGTCCACTTTCGCTTTCCATGCGTCTTTTTGGAAATATTATGGGGGAGGACACGATTATTGCAATATTCATCGGCCTTTCGCCGTTTCTTCTGGGTCTGATTCCGGTTCCGATGCATTTGCCGATGGTTTTTCTTGCGTTATTGGGAAGCACAATACAGGCGATGATATTTTCTCTTTTAGCGAGTTTTTATATTGCGGGTGCAATTGGCATCCATGAGGAAGAACATCATTAA
- the atpE gene encoding ATP synthase F0 subunit C, producing the protein MIYFALLAIAVALIAIAAFGCGLGQGIAVYGAANSMARQPEMAGKIQLVMFVGLAFIESLTIYSLMMSFILMGKLPKTEAVLELIQHAVK; encoded by the coding sequence GTGATTTATTTTGCATTGTTAGCAATAGCAGTTGCTTTGATTGCAATTGCAGCGTTTGGTTGCGGTCTGGGACAGGGTATTGCTGTATATGGTGCCGCGAATAGCATGGCCAGGCAACCCGAAATGGCCGGAAAGATACAGCTAGTCATGTTTGTCGGTTTGGCGTTTATTGAATCGTTAACGATTTATTCTTTGATGATGTCGTTCATTTTAATGGGTAAATTGCCAAAGACGGAAGCAGTCCTTGAGTTAATTCAGCACGCTGTTAAATAG
- the rfbB gene encoding dTDP-glucose 4,6-dehydratase — MAILITGGAGFIGSHFARRMIHQGKRTVVLDKLTYAGNLENLKDVVDNSKTSQLFKFYKGDICNQELVEHIFSEEDIDTLVNFAAESHVDRSISSAGNFIDTDMKGVFVLLEAARRFSIKKFIQISTDEVYGTTHKDAFRETDALNPSNPYAASKAGGDRLAYAYWVTYELPVIITRASNNYGPNQHPEKFIPLFITNALEDKVLPLYGDGRQVRDWIHVEDHCAAIDFIMDHGKDGEVYNIGGGNERYNVDTAHFILDELRKSHSLLEHVKDRAGHDRRYALDCSKLKSLGWKAQIKFENGLKDTIQWYEDNQSWWKRIKNGEFVEYYNKQYKHRFAGTVLP, encoded by the coding sequence ATGGCAATTCTTATTACAGGCGGTGCGGGATTTATCGGCAGCCACTTTGCCCGACGAATGATTCATCAGGGTAAGCGAACGGTGGTGCTGGATAAATTGACCTATGCCGGAAACCTCGAAAATTTGAAGGATGTTGTTGATAACTCAAAGACGTCACAGCTGTTTAAATTTTACAAAGGTGATATTTGCAATCAGGAGCTGGTAGAACATATCTTCTCAGAGGAAGATATTGACACCCTTGTCAACTTTGCTGCAGAATCACACGTTGACCGCAGTATTAGCAGTGCAGGCAACTTCATTGATACTGATATGAAAGGTGTTTTTGTCCTGCTGGAAGCAGCGAGGCGTTTTAGTATAAAAAAGTTCATCCAGATATCGACCGATGAGGTTTATGGAACGACTCATAAAGATGCGTTTCGTGAAACGGATGCCTTGAATCCCAGTAATCCTTATGCTGCAAGTAAGGCAGGGGGGGATCGGCTTGCGTATGCCTACTGGGTGACGTATGAGTTGCCAGTGATCATTACCAGGGCATCCAACAACTATGGACCTAACCAGCATCCGGAGAAATTTATCCCGCTTTTTATCACCAATGCCTTAGAGGATAAAGTGCTTCCCTTGTATGGTGACGGACGGCAGGTAAGGGATTGGATTCATGTTGAAGACCATTGTGCGGCTATTGATTTTATTATGGATCACGGAAAGGACGGAGAGGTATATAATATTGGCGGGGGAAATGAACGGTATAATGTCGATACAGCGCATTTTATTTTGGATGAACTCAGGAAATCTCACTCACTGCTGGAACATGTGAAAGACAGGGCGGGGCACGACAGGCGTTACGCCCTTGATTGTAGTAAGCTAAAGTCTTTAGGGTGGAAAGCACAGATAAAATTTGAAAATGGCCTGAAGGATACGATACAATGGTATGAAGATAACCAGTCGTGGTGGAAACGGATAAAAAACGGCGAGTTCGTGGAATATTACAACAAACAATATAAACATCGCTTTGCAGGTACCGTTTTACCATAG
- the atpA gene encoding F0F1 ATP synthase subunit alpha encodes MAIASTDITSIIKKEIEGYEEKLKLENVGHVMQVGDGVARIYGLDDCLSSELLEFPENVYGIAMNLEEDNIGAILLGSDEKIREGDIVKTTGKIVQVPVGKALLGRVVNALGQPIDGKGPIASDQYRPIEGPSPNVVERQPVKEPLQTGIKAIDAMIPIGRGQRELIIGDRQTGKTAILIDTIINQRESGVYCIYVAIGQKMSTVADVVKTLEENKVMDISIVVVASASDPAPLQYIAPYAGCAMGEYFRDNGMHAVAIYDDLYKHAIAYRQISLLLRRPPGREAFPGDIFNLHSRLLERAAKLNSELGGGSLTALPVVETQGGDYSAYIPTNVISITDGQIYLESDLFNAGIRPAISVGLSVSRVGGNAQIPAMKKVAGTLRLTLAQYRELASFAQFGSELDKFTQAQLSKGSRLVELLKQPQYAPVPVEDQIMAIFAGINGHLDDIAVDKVRVFEKEFMKFMKEKYASIGIEIREKKKLDPEVTNKLESAIKEFKQIFAKKG; translated from the coding sequence ATGGCAATTGCATCCACTGATATTACTTCAATCATTAAAAAAGAGATTGAAGGGTATGAAGAAAAATTAAAGCTAGAGAACGTGGGACACGTCATGCAGGTGGGAGACGGTGTTGCGCGTATTTACGGACTTGATGATTGTTTGTCCAGCGAACTCCTGGAATTTCCGGAAAATGTGTACGGTATTGCCATGAATCTTGAGGAGGATAACATTGGTGCAATTCTCCTTGGTTCTGACGAGAAGATTCGGGAGGGCGATATTGTAAAGACTACCGGAAAGATTGTCCAGGTCCCGGTAGGCAAGGCATTATTGGGTCGCGTGGTAAACGCCCTGGGCCAGCCGATTGATGGGAAAGGGCCGATTGCTTCGGATCAATACCGGCCTATTGAAGGGCCTTCTCCCAACGTTGTTGAGAGGCAGCCGGTAAAAGAGCCGTTACAAACCGGTATCAAGGCTATCGACGCCATGATCCCGATCGGAAGGGGTCAGCGTGAGCTTATTATTGGTGACCGGCAGACGGGGAAAACCGCTATTCTTATCGATACGATCATTAACCAGCGTGAGTCGGGGGTCTACTGCATTTATGTGGCAATTGGCCAGAAAATGTCAACCGTTGCAGACGTTGTAAAGACGCTGGAAGAGAATAAGGTGATGGATATCAGCATCGTTGTCGTGGCTTCTGCATCTGATCCGGCGCCGCTTCAATATATTGCGCCGTATGCTGGTTGCGCTATGGGAGAATACTTCAGGGATAATGGTATGCATGCGGTGGCAATTTATGACGACCTGTATAAACATGCGATTGCATATCGTCAGATTTCCTTGTTATTGAGACGTCCACCGGGACGTGAGGCCTTTCCCGGCGATATCTTCAACCTCCATTCAAGGTTGCTGGAAAGGGCGGCTAAACTGAACAGTGAGCTTGGCGGCGGTTCCCTGACGGCGCTTCCTGTGGTGGAAACGCAGGGTGGTGATTATTCAGCCTATATTCCCACGAACGTGATCTCGATTACCGATGGCCAGATCTACCTGGAGAGCGATTTGTTTAATGCAGGTATCCGTCCAGCCATCTCAGTAGGTCTTTCTGTATCCAGGGTCGGTGGAAATGCGCAGATCCCTGCAATGAAAAAGGTTGCTGGTACGTTGCGATTGACCCTGGCTCAATACCGCGAGTTGGCCTCTTTTGCCCAGTTCGGTTCCGAGCTGGACAAGTTTACCCAGGCGCAGCTCTCCAAGGGCAGCCGGTTGGTCGAACTGCTGAAGCAGCCGCAGTATGCGCCCGTTCCGGTAGAAGATCAGATTATGGCAATCTTTGCCGGTATCAACGGACATCTGGACGATATTGCCGTGGATAAGGTCAGGGTTTTTGAGAAGGAATTCATGAAGTTTATGAAAGAGAAGTATGCCTCAATTGGTATTGAGATCAGAGAAAAAAAGAAACTTGACCCGGAAGTGACGAATAAGTTAGAGAGTGCAATCAAAGAATTCAAACAAATCTTTGCAAAAAAGGGCTAG